TTCTCGAGGGCGCCGGTGCGACGCACGGCGAGCAGGTAGACAAGGACAAGCGCGATCGGGACGACTGAGAACGCGGCCGCAACCGGCGGGTTGAGGTTGATGTTCGACGCGATGATCGTGCCGATCATCTGGGTCGAGCCGCCCACGAATTTCGCCGCGATGTAATCACCGAGGCTGAGCGAGAACGTGAAGATCGAGCCGGCGATGAGGGCGGGCTTCAGCAGCGGAAGGACGACGGTTCGGATCGTGCTCATGCCGCGCGCGCCCAGGTCGGACGAGGCGTCGAAGAGGTTGACCGGGATCTGCGACACCGCGATGTAGACGGGAATCGCCATGTACGGGAACCAGAGGTACACGAGCGCGATGGTCGTGACGAAGGCGCCATACCCGGGGCCGGAGATGCCGAGCGGCCCGAGCAGCCAATTGAGGAAGCCCTCCTCGCTGAACACGATCCGGACGGACAGGATCTTGACGAGGTAGCCGGCCCAGAGAGGCAGCGTGACGGCGACGGCAAGCACGGCGCGCAGCCAGGGCTTCG
This genomic stretch from Leucobacter sp. CX169 harbors:
- a CDS encoding ABC transporter permease; translated protein: MTTPTLFESKPKPLSSALHRHPRGRLASLLGLPMVWLVGVYILSLALLLVTAFWVTDPFTSKVKPGFTLDNFISIFTVEAYFMTALRTLAISIAVTVICAVLAVPLAIFMAKMAKPWLRAVLAVAVTLPLWAGYLVKILSVRIVFSEEGFLNWLLGPLGISGPGYGAFVTTIALVYLWFPYMAIPVYIAVSQIPVNLFDASSDLGARGMSTIRTVVLPLLKPALIAGSIFTFSLSLGDYIAAKFVGGSTQMIGTIIASNINLNPPVAAAFSVVPIALVLVYLLAVRRTGALENL